In Bacteroidota bacterium, the DNA window TGGCTTTTTCCTTTTTTCGTTAATTCAATAAATTCAGTTTGTAATCGTTTATTTTTAATTAAAATTCTAAAATACGGACATTTCCCATTTATTGATAAATCTTTTTCATCATTTCCTTTTCTGAATTTAATTATTTCAAATTGGTCAGGATTAAATTTGTGCAGAAATGTTATAGGCACACCCATGTATCCTTTGTAATCTAATGGTATATCTTTTGTTTTATTAACATTAATACCATCATAGTTATCATATTTGGGATATTCAATTTCGTTTCCAAAATACCTTTTTGTAAGTGTAATGTCTTCGTGTCGTTTAAAAGTATCTAAGTTAGTTAACCATAAAGCATTGTTTGGAGAAACTATTCTATTTCCAGAACTATCAATCCGAGCCTCTGTCCCATAAAGTTCATAGTGTTCTGGAACAATAAAACCTGAAATGCCTCTACCAAGATTTATACCTAACCACGCTTTATTTTCTTTTATTAGTTTAAAAATTTCTTTATAGGTAATAGCATTAATATTACCTATTATTAAAAACTTTTTATCGTATCTAACTAACTGATTAACATATTCTCTAAATAATGAAAACGGAGGGTTAGTAACAACAATATCGGATTGTTTTAATAGTTCG includes these proteins:
- a CDS encoding adenine-specific methyltransferase EcoRI family protein, translating into MARKATNKLLQKAKKSKSDEFYTQLSDIESELQHYKSHFENKVVYCNCDDPRISNFFNYFALNFKELGIKKLISACYREQKMDLFNIEKSESGFFYEYTASEGETIIPSSTDIIHFKGDGDFRSAESIELLKQSDIVVTNPPFSLFREYVNQLVRYDKKFLIIGNINAITYKEIFKLIKENKAWLGINLGRGISGFIVPEHYELYGTEARIDSSGNRIVSPNNALWLTNLDTFKRHEDITLTKRYFGNEIEYPKYDNYDGINVNKTKDIPLDYKGYMGVPITFLHKFNPDQFEIIKFRKGNDEKDLSINGKCPYFRILIKNKRLQTEFIELTKKGKS